The DNA region TGCTAAACTTgatgtatatttaaatatatatttgtatatcaTTTGTTTTGTGCGAAATTTTGTTGCTCATTGTTTGGAAAAAAATACATTATTTTAACTAGAATTTATTTGCCTTCTTAGGAACATTTAAGAACACCAAACATATTGCACGagaacacacaacaaacaatacaaaaaaaaaaaggaaattgtttaaaattagtttaattcTCAGCATTTGAATTTGATAGGTAAAACAAAATAGAACTCCTATTTGTCGATGTCATCCaatagacaacaaaaaatcacACAACATAAACggaaaaaaatacatttagaacaaaggagaaaaaaaaatatatataaacaaatattaaattgacTGACTAATGTTTGACTAAAACTAACTAAACTATATagctaaatatatatatatatataagtcaGGGATCCGCATCGAAACAATTATTGATTCCAAATAGATTTGGAATTTGTTTCGGTGCAAGTCACCGAGTATAAAAATAAGTATAATATTATAAGCATAATACAATAGTTGATCAATTGAAAATACAATGtataaattaaacgaaatACTATAAAACAATTGATTGAAtttacaatttacaattcaTAATTAATCTAATAATAATCGTATAGTGTATAGtaaaagacacaaaaaaaaaaactaaattgcAATCATCAATATTGTCACATCGAaagagcaaataaaaaaaaaaaaaagaaaagcaattATATACCTGAAACTTAAGATTACGCTCTGTTGTTTTGGTCTAATTAAGGGCATTTACGGCACCATCTCatatgcacacatacatatatcagaGTTCTATGgcaaattataaaatatgaaGCAAACCATATGGCACAGGTCAAATAATCAAAATCTTCcgagaaacaaaagaaatgatTAATCTGGCAATGGAACTTCTCATACGATAGCACCGTTTATGCCTTAGGGTAGACAAATCACATCCAGCACATCACAGGCAGATTTAATATAACTAATATGgatttatatatctatatatataggtataaatatatagaggtGTATATTATTTATCGTATATATGTTTAAATATCAGCAAAAAGGCATCCCCAGTCAAGAGAGAAGGATTCTCTAGATGCCTGTCTCAGCAATGCCCTCGTCATCTGAAATAATTCGAATAATTAGTTgaatacaaaatattaaacaattaCAAGTTTTGTATCATACAACACAATATGTTCCACTTAAGTGGAATGTATTTATGTCAGTTCGAAGTATGTAATTATGATTTTTTGACATTTGACAATGTTTTCAACTTGTTTTCTGCTCTAGATCTGAGACAAACGATCACAATTATATTACAACTGACACAAATACatatcaagaatatatataaagttaaTTCACATACACGCATACATATAGCAgtcacatatatgtacatacatatgtcttaaggcaatttcaaattaacaaattcaaactataaatgacaaaaaaaaatgagccaaattgaatgaatggatggatggattgatggatggatagatggatgggatgtttagggaaaccaaaaccaaatgaattatatacatttatgtacaAGTGTGTTTGTggttgtttgtgtgtgtgtgtgtgtaggtgcaTGTGAGTGTTTGCGATTGTCCTGGTGCGTGTGTGTTAGTATTTTTTACaagttatttacaaaagttaCTGTCTTGGTTGTTTATTACAATGTTTAGTGTCGAGAAAATTGGCATTATTTGGATTTTCGTTAGTTGGGATAAAAGAAGGCAACAGCAGGCAATTGTTGCAATTGTAATTATTGTTCTTGTTCTGATTGTTGTTGGTTGCAGTTCGGTagatgttgttgttctttggTTGGttgtgcttgttgttgttgttgttgcttgtggTACAAACCTAAAAGCGGACTTTTATCAATACCATCACCGTCCTCATCCTCAGTGTCAGTATCAGAGTCAGTGCTAGTGCTTATGctttgctcttgttgttgttgttgttgtggatgtggatgttgttgttgttgttgtggatgTTGTTGCTCCTCCACATGCTCCCGACTGCTTCGACtactgttgatgctgctgctgttgctgctgttgctgctgcttcctGTCGATAATATGGCTGTGGTTTCATGATTCAATGGCTgctgatcatcatcatcatcgtcttcatcatcattatcctCATCCtcttcgtcgtcgtcatcatcattattaacATTGATCTTGTAATGCTCCTCATCCTTTACTTTCGCGGTGGTATGCTCTGGCTCCAGCTCTTTTTCCAGTTCTTCGGCCAATGCTAATGATGCCCTAATGGGCATTAAGCTGCCGCCAGTCTTTCCATTCAATatgatttcttgttgttgcagttgttgttgttgttgtagtttcGGGCGCTCTAAGTAAATTTTAGTCACTGAATTTCAgatttgtttttggttgttttttttttttttttatgagttcatatataatacaaatatatgtatatatagagaaaTAGGAAGAGCAGTGAGCATTGTGGATGAGCATAAAGTGTGATTGTTAGGCGTagttgtgtttgtgtatgtgtgtgtgatttacaattgtgtatatgtgtgtgtgtttgtgtgtgtgtggatgtatgtgaaagaaagaagaaaaataattattaattcggTTAGTTACAATttagaataaaaaaagaaatctctCATTTTTTGAACGTTtcctttgtttgtttgtttttttgtttttttgtttttttgttttttttttgtaatagaAGATAAACCTGAGCcagaattaaaatttattatgtatatttaaagaaaaagcACAGCCCAAGCCATAAATTTGTATTgctaattttgttgttgttgaaattttcttggtttcgttttgtttttttgtttttgttttttttttcttggtttataaagaaataaaatagcAAAATTAGTCACTTAGCCACAGCTGTCATCTattatcatcaacatcaacatcatcgAGATAGAGAGTTTATAATTGTGTCTAACCACCACTTACCCTCATAGCCATCATTGGCATGAAGCTCCAGGGAATCGGCCAACAGATGTTCTTTACCCTCAAGCACGGCCAGAAGGCATTGATGTATGCACACATACTGCTGTTCCGTTTGCACCATGAAAACGCGCTCTAAACACAACGAGATCAGATGAATTAGAGTTCAGATGATCGAGTTAATTAGTTAATcaagtctctctctcttacctTTACGCATGGCAAATACAATGCCAAATATATCCACATCATCTGCTTTATTGATATGCTGCAGTATGCGATCGAGTGCTATGAATGTACCCGAACGTCCCACTCCGGCACTGCAGTGGACAATAATAGGTCGCATATCCGTCCCAATGACATCGCGAAAGGCGCGCACAAATCTAACCAAAGATTGCGGCGGCTCTGGCACACCGAAATCAGGCCAAGTGGTGAAATGGAAATGCCGCATAATCCGCGATTCACAATTCTAttcggagagagagagagagagatcagATGGGATGGAACAATTGGGAAATCGCTCCTACTTACCCTTGATACCATAAATTCAGATATACTCCAATCCAGAAAATGTGTATCCGTTATGAGCTGCACTTTGATGTCACCATAAAACATGGGCACCCGATCAATTGGCCAATATTGATCACATTTCTCGCGTCCCTTTTCAAAGCAACGCGTCAGCATGACAATCGCCCGTGAATTGCTCTCCCAGCACATGCGCCAGAATTCCTCACGGGTGGAATGCAATGGTCCCTGGGTGACAATAAATTCCCGTGGTGAATTATGCCCTGGCATATAGTTGGCATTGATATAGTCGGagccatcatcatcgtcgACGGGCTGAAGCTTGAATCGCGAATGATCGTAGGGCAGAATGTTGGTGAATCGATTCTTTGGACGATTGCATGGTAGATCGGCAAAACTGCAGGCCTGATCCCGTCCCACATGTTTCAGTTCTTCGAATTCCTCGCTAAAACGAAAATCTGAATCGGCCGACATGATGCGATAGTGTTCGGCGAAATCCTTAATATGAACAGGACGATTTGGTGTTATATGGCCATCGGGCAGAATGTCTAGCTCGTCCTGCATCCGTGCCAGCTTATTGGAGCGTCGCAAACTGCTATTCCGATAACGGAAGTAGGCAACAACAATGGCCAGAAAGGCCAGGCAGAAGAAGATACCCAGAGCGGAGGCCAGCCAGATGACATCATTGCGATCCGTTGTGATGGGCTCACTGTAGGCGGTGTCGGTGAACTTATCATGATCGGTAAATGCCCTTATCTTGATCCGATATGTTGTCCCAGAGCGTAGCGGACCATTGCAATAGCCAGCCAGATTTTGCTCACAATTGGCCGATCCAATGGTGAAGTGTTCCAAGTCGCTGGATGCCAAGGCCAGCGAACGATTGGCAAAGGGATTGTATGGCTCAATGGCCTGATAGGGTAACCATATGGTATACGATTGCACATCCTGCCAACTGGGCATCTCCAAGCCGGAGGCATTCTTGCCAACATCCTCGGCCACTATGATGGTATATTGACGCACCAGTCCATGGGCATTGGAGAAATAGTTTTTCCTGTAGCTAATCTGTATGGTGGAGCTCGTTCGACTAACCTCCAAAGGTATTATGCTGGCCAAAGGCGCAGGCGGTGCCAAAATGGGCATCAGTTGTCTATACTCGCGCTCCAGTCCATAGCCCAATTCCAGGGACTTGGCTTGAATGCGAAAGATATAGCTATTGCCTGGCACTAGATTACTAATCCGTCCCTCAGTGCTATTCGCTGCAAACTCGTAGTTAATCACATCCTCCGTGTCGTAGGCATTTTGGCAAATTATCCGGAAATGCTCAATGGGTCCATGCTGTTCGCTTGACTCCAAAAGCCAAGCAAATGTTATTTCACCGGGTTGAACGTCGCTGGGCTGAAAGTAGTCCACACGACCTGGTGCCGCCTGCAGAGTCTGATAGCTGGCCGAAATGGGTGGGCTGCTGCGCAAGATAGTTCCTCCGCCTCCACCCGTACCCGTACCCGTACCCGTATTTGGGGTGCCAGCTGGCGTATTAGCATCAAGGCCAGTCGAACCGGAACGTACAACCACGGTGAAGGTGTAATTGTGATACGGCTGCAGACGTTGAATTGTCATTTGTGTTTGCTTGGTCACATTCTGGATCAACTGGGGCGACTCCTCATCAGCGCTGAGATACTGCAGCTCAAAGTCTGTCCATTCACCGGCTGGTGCTGGCCATTGAAGTGTTATTTCTCGTGCATCCACATGGGTGGCCTCCAATTTGGTTATGGCCAATGGATGCAGACGATAGAGCCTCTGGATGGGCAAACTGGCAACGCCTCCGCTCACTGTCCACACGGTTATGTTGTACAGACGGCCAGGAGTTAGACCCGAGAAAGTTAACTTACGCTCCGTGTCATTGGCCAGTTTCTCTTTATCCCTAATTGCCGGATCACCCAGCGAGAAACGATAAATATCGAATCGTGTACTTGCTGCTGGAGTCGGTGTATAGCTCAATGTAATCGATTCGCTGAGATGTTGTTGTTCCGCTTGATCTGAGTCCGGATCCATTGGCAGTACATTCGATATAAAGACATCCGACTGGATGAGCGGCATTGTCCGTGTCGAGAGATGCGTTATACCCGAGCGTATGCCATTGGAGCTGGCCTGTACTTCGAATTTATATTGGCGACCAGGCGAGAGATCATCAATGGGTATCCGTACACTTGGAGTCGAATCTGGGAATAGCAGAGATTCGTTAATAACATTGGGAGAGTCTTACTTATGTCTTAGGTGCACTTACGATTCTCTAGGGTTGTCACATTCTTATATTCCACCTGATTCACTGCATCGGTTGGCCACCATTTGATTGTGTAGTAATCTATATGGCCATCGGGCTGTGGCCATTCTAGGGTCAGATTACGTGAGTCAACCAATGGCACCACATTCGAGACTGGCTGCGGCGGCATTGTAACATTCAGTTCCAGGGGCTGGGCACTCTCCACACCAAAGCTAACCGTGTTGACCTGCACCAGATATCTCTCCCCGTAGCGCATATCTTTGATACTGGCATGATTCTCACGTATGTGAGCCAATTGCTGCCAGGGCGAGGCATCGGTGCGGTAGCGTACCACATACTCACTGAAATCACTGCCCTCGGGCGGTTGCCAGTTGAGCTCCACCAGATTCGTGTTCACCGTATGCAAGGTGAGATTCACCGGAGGCTTGGGAACTGCAAGAATCCATCAAGTTAAAGCATCAATTGATTAAGAATACTCCTGACTCATTCACACTACTTACACACTGCCTGGAAATAGGAATGCGGCTCGCTACGCATTTCATGACTGATCGCATAGACCTTAATCTCGTAACCGGAACCGGCATGCAAATGACGGATGATTAAATTCGTTTGATTCGTCGTGATTGTGCGCTCCTCGTGTGTGCCATTTCGTTGGTAATGGACCTCATAGCGATCCTGATGGGAGTTCTCCTTGCTTCGCCAACTGATATTCAAGCCGAGTGGTATGCTATGTAGCTCCTGGATAATGGGTGCTCCGGGTCGTGTGTCCCTGGTGATGACAGTGGCATTCGAACTCATGCCATTGGACAGAGCCTGAACACTTATGTGATAACGTCGTCCAGCCAGCAAGGGTTCTAGCTTATATTCCGTTTGCTTCGTCTCGATTATGGTGTCGGCGGATGAGGATTTCGTAGGGCTAGTTTCATTGCCTTGCTCGTGATAGCTGCAAATGAGATGACAATCAATTACTAACCTCTTCCGCCCCCCACCCCTGTTTATTTGTCTTACCTTATTCGATAGCCATCTTGTTTGCCCATCTCCGCCGGTTCCCAGGATATATGCAAAATATTACTACGATCATCCAAATAGCCACGCAATTTACGCACTGGTTTGGGTCGTAAAGTAATCTCTCCCGTCGCTGGCCACGAATTGACATTATCGGATATTGTCTTGACCACCACATCGTAACTTCTGCCCGCCTCCAAGGGTTCCGGATAATCAAAGTACACTGGGCCAGCAATCTCACTCCTTGCCACATTGTATACTCGACGTGAGGTGGACAATGACACCTGATAGCCATCATATTCGCTATACGAACGTGGCGGTTCCCAACGCACTCGAAACGACTCGGATGTTGTGTAATCCGCATCGAAGGTAACGTTAAGCGGACGCTCCGGCACTGTGAGATATCGTGCCGTTGTCGGCACAGATGTCTCATCCTCGGACACGGTTTGAACTGATATATTATACGGACGACCCGGCACCAGGCCCTTGAATGCCGCCTGAGCGGGTCCGGGCGGTTCGCCTTCACGCTCCACATACAATACACTCTCGATGGCATCGTCCGGTGTTATCGAGACCTTGTAGTGTGTGTAAAGACCAGCGGGAAAGGGCGGTTGCCACAGCACCAGGAGCGTTGTCTCATTACGAAACCAAACGATGAATTTACCAGGCGTATTCGGCTCTAGGAAGTGGGTGGTTTGCGGGAGTTTTAACGACAGGAGACAGGAGACAGgtggttttttttgtggggAGAGGGAGGAGTAGATGTAGATGAAGATgcataaatgaattaaaaatgtttactacagaaaacaaaacaacaaacaaaaagttgCTAACAAAACCAAAAGTGTTTGATTTGATTATGATTAGGAGGATAAATGCCTATGTAGGGTTAGGGTTAGGGTTAGATCAAATTGAAGGTCCACCACataatacatatttaaaatttaaacccATTAGCCATAAAATCAGTCATCATATACACATGAAAATTCTTTTCTccattgaaattgaaaactaaACAATTTCTTCTCGTTTCTGATTCCGAATGTTTTTGTCTGAATCCGATTACAAGACAAATTATTCAGTTTCAAATTGTTTGTCTTTGAGTCAGTGTAATGAAAAGTAATTCCTAATTTTcctttaaaaagttttcaaattaatCTGTATGATGTTGAAAACAATTCCAAGTATTAGTGAATTGAATGtgcaaaccaaaccaaagaattgaaattaatttaaactGTTCTCgtttttgaaagattttaatggaaatttcCCTTTTTATGGTTGAAAATAAATGACAAATAATTTTGATGTCAATTTTATATTCCAAGATATaatcactaaccatagaacacatagatgggacaaactcataattttttgattgcaaacgctagcctagtcatggaaccccagagaacttcgggaaaacccgaacgctcgtactcaCAATGAgatattctttcgacaggggcatatcctattcgcattatcgctgttttgtcggaaattaaaaatattggtcgagcgagctattgactAAATtatagtctgtgctagactaaattattttcgtagctgcttggccctctccccactttacgctctcattgagagtacgaacgttcgggttttcccgaagttctctggggtttcatgactaggctagcgtttgcaatcaaaaaatcatgagtttgtcccatctatgtgttctatggttagtgataTAATTTCACTTGACAGGACTACATACAATCAAATTAGTTTAAAAACCATTCACAGATAAAACATTGACAATGAGTTATTTTTTCAGGATTTGCCTCAAAATAATTATAGAGCTTGGCAACTCTAGTGGCCCAAAACTAGAAAATGAGACTGGCAAATTTGAAAACCGTGCGTAATTGCTCTTGATTAAGGTTCAAAATCGATTCGGAAACGAGAACAGACATAATTATAAGCCTTATTTTCAAactcaaattgaaattgaaataaatacgCAACAGGCCTAACCGCACAGTGGTACCAAAATTTc from Drosophila willistoni isolate 14030-0811.24 chromosome XL unlocalized genomic scaffold, UCI_dwil_1.1 Seg141, whole genome shotgun sequence includes:
- the LOC6641125 gene encoding tyrosine-protein phosphatase 10D isoform X1 — protein: MWILFSILIIIESPQAYAADLVINVPSASSNDNAFYRIDYSPPFGYPEPNTTIPASDIGKDIQFSHALPGTEYNFWLYYTNSTHRELLTWTVKITTAPDPPANLSVQLRSSKSAFITWKPPGMGAYSGYKIKIFGLTDVGYNRTHALDSNDTLQLSAKELTPGGTYQVQAYTIYQAKESVAYTSRNFTTKPNTPGKFIVWFRNETTLLVLWQPPFPAGLYTHYKVSITPDDAIESVLYVEREGEPPGPAQAAFKGLVPGRPYNISVQTVSEDETSVPTTARYLTVPERPLNVTFDADYTTSESFRVRWEPPRSYSEYDGYQVSLSTSRRVYNVARSEIAGPVYFDYPEPLEAGRSYDVVVKTISDNVNSWPATGEITLRPKPVRKLRGYLDDRSNILHISWEPAEMGKQDGYRISYHEQGNETSPTKSSSADTIIETKQTEYKLEPLLAGRRYHISVQALSNGMSSNATVITRDTRPGAPIIQELHSIPLGLNISWRSKENSHQDRYEVHYQRNGTHEERTITTNQTNLIIRHLHAGSGYEIKVYAISHEMRSEPHSYFQAVFPKPPVNLTLHTVNTNLVELNWQPPEGSDFSEYVVRYRTDASPWQQLAHIRENHASIKDMRYGERYLVQVNTVSFGVESAQPLELNVTMPPQPVSNVVPLVDSRNLTLEWPQPDGHIDYYTIKWWPTDAVNQVEYKNVTTLENHSTPSVRIPIDDLSPGRQYKFEVQASSNGIRSGITHLSTRTMPLIQSDVFISNVLPMDPDSDQAEQQHLSESITLSYTPTPAASTRFDIYRFSLGDPAIRDKEKLANDTERKLTFSGLTPGRLYNITVWTVSGGVASLPIQRLYRLHPLAITKLEATHVDAREITLQWPAPAGEWTDFELQYLSADEESPQLIQNVTKQTQMTIQRLQPYHNYTFTVVVRSGSTGLDANTPAGTPNTGTGTGTGGGGGTILRSSPPISASYQTLQAAPGRVDYFQPSDVQPGEITFAWLLESSEQHGPIEHFRIICQNAYDTEDVINYEFAANSTEGRISNLVPGNSYIFRIQAKSLELGYGLEREYRQLMPILAPPAPLASIIPLEVSRTSSTIQISYRKNYFSNAHGLVRQYTIIVAEDVGKNASGLEMPSWQDVQSYTIWLPYQAIEPYNPFANRSLALASSDLEHFTIGSANCEQNLAGYCNGPLRSGTTYRIKIRAFTDHDKFTDTAYSEPITTDRNDVIWLASALGIFFCLAFLAIVVAYFRYRNSSLRRSNKLARMQDELDILPDGHITPNRPVHIKDFAEHYRIMSADSDFRFSEEFEELKHVGRDQACSFADLPCNRPKNRFTNILPYDHSRFKLQPVDDDDGSDYINANYMPGHNSPREFIVTQGPLHSTREEFWRMCWESNSRAIVMLTRCFEKGREKCDQYWPIDRVPMFYGDIKVQLITDTHFLDWSISEFMVSRNCESRIMRHFHFTTWPDFGVPEPPQSLVRFVRAFRDVIGTDMRPIIVHCSAGVGRSGTFIALDRILQHINKADDVDIFGIVFAMRKERVFMVQTEQQYVCIHQCLLAVLEGKEHLLADSLELHANDGYEVTKIYLERPKLQQQQQLQQQEIILNGKTGGSLMPIRASLALAEELEKELEPEHTTAKVKDEEHYKINVNNDDDDDEEDEDNDDEDDDDDDQQPLNHETTAILSTGSSSNSSNSSSINSSRSSREHVEEQQHPQQQQQHPHPQQQQQQEQSISTSTDSDTDTEDEDGDGIDKSPLLDDEGIAETGI
- the LOC6641125 gene encoding tyrosine-protein phosphatase 10D isoform X2; this encodes MWILFSILIIIESPQAYAADLVINVPSASSNDNAFYRIDYSPPFGYPEPNTTIPASDIGKDIQFSHALPGTEYNFWLYYTNSTHRELLTWTVKITTAPDPPANLSVQLRSSKSAFITWKPPGMGAYSGYKIKIFGLTDVGYNRTHALDSNDTLQLSAKELTPGGTYQVQAYTIYQAKESVAYTSRNFTTKPNTPGKFIVWFRNETTLLVLWQPPFPAGLYTHYKVSITPDDAIESVLYVEREGEPPGPAQAAFKGLVPGRPYNISVQTVSEDETSVPTTARYLTVPERPLNVTFDADYTTSESFRVRWEPPRSYSEYDGYQVSLSTSRRVYNVARSEIAGPVYFDYPEPLEAGRSYDVVVKTISDNVNSWPATGEITLRPKPVRKLRGYLDDRSNILHISWEPAEMGKQDGYRISYHEQGNETSPTKSSSADTIIETKQTEYKLEPLLAGRRYHISVQALSNGMSSNATVITRDTRPGAPIIQELHSIPLGLNISWRSKENSHQDRYEVHYQRNGTHEERTITTNQTNLIIRHLHAGSGYEIKVYAISHEMRSEPHSYFQAVFPKPPVNLTLHTVNTNLVELNWQPPEGSDFSEYVVRYRTDASPWQQLAHIRENHASIKDMRYGERYLVQVNTVSFGVESAQPLELNVTMPPQPVSNVVPLVDSRNLTLEWPQPDGHIDYYTIKWWPTDAVNQVEYKNVTTLENHSTPSVRIPIDDLSPGRQYKFEVQASSNGIRSGITHLSTRTMPLIQSDVFISNVLPMDPDSDQAEQQHLSESITLSYTPTPAASTRFDIYRFSLGDPAIRDKEKLANDTERKLTFSGLTPGRLYNITVWTVSGGVASLPIQRLYRLHPLAITKLEATHVDAREITLQWPAPAGEWTDFELQYLSADEESPQLIQNVTKQTQMTIQRLQPYHNYTFTVVVRSGSTGLDANTPAGTPNTGTGTGTGGGGGTILRSSPPISASYQTLQAAPGRVDYFQPSDVQPGEITFAWLLESSEQHGPIEHFRIICQNAYDTEDVINYEFAANSTEGRISNLVPGNSYIFRIQAKSLELGYGLEREYRQLMPILAPPAPLASIIPLEVSRTSSTIQISYRKNYFSNAHGLVRQYTIIVAEDVGKNASGLEMPSWQDVQSYTIWLPYQAIEPYNPFANRSLALASSDLEHFTIGSANCEQNLAGYCNGPLRSGTTYRIKIRAFTDHDKFTDTAYSEPITTDRNDVIWLASALGIFFCLAFLAIVVAYFRYRNSSLRRSNKLARMQDELDILPDGHITPNRPVHIKDFAEHYRIMSADSDFRFSEEFEELKHVGRDQACSFADLPCNRPKNRFTNILPYDHSRFKLQPVDDDDGSDYINANYMPGHNSPREFIVTQGPLHSTREEFWRMCWESNSRAIVMLTRCFEKGREKCDQYWPIDRVPMFYGDIKVQLITDTHFLDWSISEFMVSRNCESRIMRHFHFTTWPDFGVPEPPQSLVRFVRAFRDVIGTDMRPIIVHCSAGVGRSGTFIALDRILQHINKADDVDIFGIVFAMRKERVFMVQTEQQYVCIHQCLLAVLEGKEHLLADSLELHANDGYEDDEGIAETGI